In Fusarium oxysporum Fo47 chromosome IX, complete sequence, the following proteins share a genomic window:
- a CDS encoding major facilitator superfamily domain-containing protein — MTDVGKEHYVRAKESDQVLVPQPSQDLHDPLNWSPFWKFSAIFCVSTMTFTQGFAPLALAPMFPDLIRAYNSTLEDVIQFTGVTILILGFSNFFWAPISTSFGRRPVYLASQVICLACHIIRAKASTYGIFMGACVLNGIGAGPSEILQPAVIADIFFLHDRGTWNALYWVVYMGSLMIAPIIAGPMADRTGWQNFWWLNVAVTALSIVLGIFGFPETKWTRVDSIEAERGVNEIIDTTQDKPSHSHADAEKTVGTPQAQGEPSADAHLGKGTPSKLQWRLFQPNSAPLQNILLDIWTPWRLFVYPIVLFASFVVSWSCSNFLILNLTQSQVFAAPPYNMSSQSIGFLNFSILVGALIGLVTAGPFSDWVSAKATTRNGGIREPEMRLPAMIPYIVIMIFGNVITSIGYERHWPWPVIAVLGYSSAGIQVAALPSIASTYAVDCYKPVTGSLFVAITVNKSLWGYGMGKFVTPWTIKSGFIPVFMTNMGLTVLWCGLGAVFYFYGKTFRRWTKDSNVHGF, encoded by the exons ATGACAGACGTTGGCAAAGAACACTATGTCCGAGCCAAGGAGTCCGATCAAGTTCTCGTTCCCCAACCATCGCAAGATCTTCACGATCCCCTAAACTGGTCGCCTTTCTGGAAGTTCTCTGCCATATTTTGCGTTTCTACCATGACGTTCACTCAGGGATTTGCGCCTCTGGCTCTTGCGCCTATGTTTCCTGACTTGATTCGTGCTTATAACAGTACTCTTGAGGATGTTATTCAGTTTACAGGCGTTACTATCCTGATTCTGGGATTTAGCAACTTTTTCTG GGCACCTATCTCTACCTCCTTCGGTCGTCGACCTGTCTATCTTGCTTCGCAGGTGATCTGCCTCGCCTGTCACATCATTCGTGCCAAAGCATCCACCTacggcatcttcatgggAGCCTGTGT TCTCAACGGAATCGGAGCTGGACCCTCTGAGATTCTTCAACCCGCCGTCATCGCcgatatcttcttcctccacgATCGCGGAACATGGAACGCGCTATACTGGGTTGTTTACATGGGCTCACTTATGATCGCGCCAATCATCGCTGGTCCAATGGCAGACCGCACGGGATGGCAGAACTTCTGGTGGCTCAATGTCGCTGTTACTGCTCTCTCCATCGTGCTCGGCATATTTGGGTTTCCTGAAACAAAGTGGACACGCGTCGACTCGATTGAGGCTGAGCGTGGGGTTAATGAGATTATTGATACAACTCAGGACAAACCGTCGCACTCCCATGCTGATGCTGAAAAGACTGTCGGTACACCTCAAGCCCAGGGTGAACCCTCTGCAGACGCTCATTTGGGCAAAGGAACACCTTCAAAGTTGCAGTGGCGACTGTTCCAACCCAACTCAGCGCCTCTCCAAAacattcttctcgacatcTGGACTCCATGGAGGCTCTTCGTCTATCCTATTGTTCTCTTTGCTTCCTTTGTGGTCAGCTGGAGTTGCAGTAACTTCTTGATTCTCAACCTTACCCAGTCTCAGGTGTTTGCAGCTCCTCCGTACAACATGAGCTCTCAGTCCATTG GCTTCCTCAATTTCTCCATTCTTGTCGGCGCCTTGATCGGACTTGTCACAGCTGGTCCCTTCAGCGATTGGGTCTCTGCAAAAGCAACCACGCGAAACGGCGGTATCCGAGAACCAGAGATGCGTCTCCCTGCGATGATCCCCTACATCGTCATTATGATCTTCGGCAATGTGATCACCTCAATCGGATACGAAAGACATTGGCCATGGCCAGTCATTGCCGTCCTTGGCTACTCATCTGCTGGCATCCAGGTTGCTGCCCTCCCAAGTATTGCCAGTACATACGCAGTGGATTGCTATAAGCCAGTCACTGGATCGCTTTTCGTTGCTATTACTGTCAATAAGAGTCTTTGGGGATATGGAATGGGCAAGTTCGTCACTCCATGGACTATTAAGTCAGG ATTCATTCCTGTCTTCATGACCAACATGGGACTCACTGTTCTCTGGTGCGGCTTGGGAGCGGTGTTCTACTTCTATGGAAAGACTTTCAGAAGATGGACCAAGGACAGCAATGTGCATGGGTTTTAA